From Desulfuromonas sp. KJ2020, one genomic window encodes:
- a CDS encoding response regulator produces the protein MKRIVIADDSSTARMFIRRCLEIIGLRDETFVEAANGREALAQLKEAPTDLLVTDLNMPQMDGEALLKWIRANPKLSTLPVVVITSAGNPAKEARLLELGALRVINKPVTPTVLMDTLSFLLK, from the coding sequence GTGAAACGCATTGTCATAGCGGACGACTCCAGCACCGCCCGGATGTTCATTCGCCGCTGCCTTGAAATCATCGGCCTGCGCGATGAAACCTTTGTCGAAGCGGCCAACGGACGCGAAGCTCTGGCGCAGCTGAAAGAAGCCCCCACCGACCTGCTGGTGACCGACCTGAACATGCCCCAGATGGATGGCGAGGCCTTGCTGAAATGGATCCGAGCCAACCCCAAGCTGTCCACCCTGCCCGTAGTGGTCATCACCAGCGCCGGGAACCCGGCCAAGGAGGCCAGGCTTCTGGAACTCGGGGCTTTGCGGGTCATCAACAAACCGGTGACGCCTACCGTGCTGATGGATACTCTCAGCTTTTTGCTGAAATAA